CAAAAAGAAAATCTTTTCTTCCCACGCCACATGCCTCAAGTCGGGAAACCCCCCCACGGTGAGACAGCGCTGCAGGAGGGTCTCCAACGCCAGATACCTGGCTGTCGGGAAACCCTCCCGCAGTACTGGCTCCTCCCTAGGCGACTGCGTAAGCGCAAACGCACGCTAAGAGCGTTCGCGCAGCGTCTCCGTAGGAGATACGCGTAGCGTCTCCGCAGGAGATACCCGAAGGGCAGTGGCTCCCCTACACCCCACACCCCTACACACGCCAGATACCAAGTGAGGGAAACCCTCCTATGGCACAAAGTGCCACGCTGCGCGAACAGTACTGGCTCACGCCACATGCCTCAACGCGGGGAACCCGCGCACGGTGAGACAGCGCTGCAGGAGGGTCTCCCTCCGTAGGCGACTGCGAACCCGAAGGGCAGTGGCTCCCCTACACCCATAGTTTTAGTCATGAGTGTTGATTAATCCAAAATCCAAAATCCAAAATCCAAAATTGATATGTTTCTAGTCACTGGAGCCACAGGGGGAATAGGTCGCACAGTTGTGCGACTTTTACGTGAACAGGAAAAGCAGGTGCGAGCATTTGTCCGTCTCACTTCGCGCTATAGCGAGTTAGAACAGCGAGGAGCTAACATCTTTATTGGTGATTTGCGCCAAGAAAAAGATATTCAAAAAGCTTGTCAGGGCGTACAGTACATTATCAGCGCTCACGGTTCTGGTGGAGATGCTTTAGCTTTAGACTATCGCGCTAACATCGAACTTATAGATTCCGCAAAAGCTAATCAAGTCCAGCACTTTGTTTTTATTTCCGTGCTAGGAGCAGACAGGGGATACGAAGATGCTCCTGTGTTTAAGGCAAAACGAGCAGTGGAGCGATACCTGGAAAGTAGTGGCTTAAACTACACTATTCTACGCCCATCTGGATTAGCATCCGACTTACTACCATTAGCAGAACGTTTTCGTGAAACGGGGTTTTACCTGCTTGTTGGCGACCCCAAAAACCGTACCTCTACTGTTAGTACAGATGATTTGGCAAGGATAATAGTAGATTCTGTGACAGTTGAAGCTGCTCGTAATCAGATATTATCAGTTGGGGGACCAGAGATTTTAATGCGAGAGGATATTCCCAAAATTATTAGTCGCATTTTTAACCGAGAGCCACTGATAATTAACCCGCCACTCTTAGCTGTAGATGGGCTGCGGGGTGCATTAGGTTTTTTCAATCCCCAAGCACAAAAAGCTTTGGGAACGTTTCGTACATTACTAGCTAACGAATTTTTCTGTACAAGAGAAGAAATTGCGAAATTGGAAACTACTTTCAATTTTGAGCTGGAAACACTAGAAAGTTTCTTGCGACGTCGTCTGGCGGTTTAATCAGTAAACAGTGAGTCCAGTGCTGCAGTCCTTGTTTCCCGACAGAGGCATCTGGCGTATGCGTAAAGCGCACGCCCAGAGGTCAGGTCTAAAGCGCAGCGGAACCGGAGGTTCTCCCCGATAGCCCTCCGGGAACGCCCGTCGCCTGACGCCACATTCTACCCTGCGGGAAGGCGTTCCGCCTACAACGGGGGGAACCCCCCGCAGTCGCCACAACGGTCAAAGCTCGCCGGGGGAAGCTTCCCCCGGCAGACTTTGGGGGAACCCCCGCAAGGCGCTGCTCTCCGCACAGAAGTGGCACATGAGGGAGACCCTCCCCCAGCGCTGGACTCACCGTAAGGCGTGGCGTTAGCCATAGGGTGAACAGTTATCAGTTATCAAGTTATTGTTCATTGATAACTGATAACTGTTTGGCAGCCATTTTTGTAGGGTGGGCACTGCCAACTGTGCGCTCAAATCCTTATTTTTTCGGTTGTGTGCAGTGCCCACCTGAAGGGTGCAAGATCTCATGTGGCGCGAAGTGCCATATAAAGATTTGATTATCAGTTATCAAGTTATTGTTTTTTCACAACTGATAACTGATAACTGTTTATGAGTGACAACTCACCTATAATCTAAAATCCAAAATCTTAATTCTTATGAGATATTCCCTAGCTGCAAATAGTGCTCAATCACGTAAAACAAAACAGCGATTTGCAAAACCTGATGAACACCTATCTTATGAATTGGGCAAAGCAGTACAAGAATTGCCACCACTGTACACTAGATTGTTAGCGGGAACACTGAGTGTAGTGGTACTAGGGACAATCGCCTGGGCTAATTTTTCCAAGATTGATGAAGTGGCGACAGCGCCAGGAGAGTTAATCGCTTCCACACAAGTACGACCAGTGACATCGATAGGTAACGGAACAATTGTCAAGGTCAACGTTAAAGAAGGCGATCGCGTCATCAAAGGTCAAACCCTAATTCAACGTGATCCAGATTTGCAAAAAGTCGATGTGACTCGCTTAGCCTCATCTGCTAAATTAATTCAAGAAGATTTGCGACGTTTAGATGCAGAACGTACGGGAGGCAAAATTGCTGGAACACAACTTCAAGATCAATTGTTAAACTCTCGTTTACGAGATTATCAAGCGCGTCAAGCAGCTTCCGTTGCGGAAGCAAATCGCCAACAAGCGCTGACTAACCAGGCGAAAGTCCGCCAGACTCGGTTACAAGAAAATCTGGTAAACGCAAGAACTAGCCTTGCCAACGCCAAAACAAACTTGGTTAACGCTCAAAATATCCGTACGAAAGTTGAAAGCGGCTTAACAATTGCTCAAAAAAGAGAACAAAGCCTTAAAACCCTAGTGACTCCTGGTGCTATTCCTCGAATCGATTACCTGGACGCCCAAGAAAGACTCAATCGAGCGACTACGGAAATTACCCGAGCGAATGATGAGGTGATAAACTCCCAAAATAAGGTGACAGAAGCTCAAGATAAAGTTACATCCTTTGAAAAGGATATAGCTGCTCAAGTTCAGGAAATTCGCCAAGCCCAAGAAGCATATCAAGCTGCGCTTACTCAAGCACAGCGTATAGAATCAGAGCGTCAAAGTGAAATTATCACCCAGATCAACAAACGTAAAGAAGAACTGACCACCGTTCAAGGTCAACTTGAGCAAGCGCAGAAGCAGCAAGAGAAAGAAACTATCAAAGCTCCAGTCACAGGTACTATCTATAGAATCAAAGCCACAAGAGGACCAGTGCAATCAGGTGAAGAGTTAGTATCTATATTACCAGAAGGAGAAGAACTTCTGTTAGAGGTGAAAGTCCTCAACCGAGATATTGGTTTTATTCGCGAGGGAATGAAAGCGAAGGTCAAGATGGCAACTTTCCCATTTCAAGAATTTGGCATTATTGATGGTGAGGTCGTGCAAGTCAGTCCCAATGCGATTGTTGACAAAGAAATGGGCTTAGTTTTCCCCACCAGAATTAAGCTGAGTAAACACTCCATAATGGCTCAGGGACAAGAAGTGACATTCACTCCTGGGATGACTGCAAATGGTGAGATTGTCACTCGCAAGAAGTCAATTTTGACATTCTTAATTGAGCCAATTACTCGTCGATTCAGTGAGGCATTTTCTGTGAGGTAGGTTTGGTCGGTGCGATCGTGCAAGGCGCTGCGCGCCACGATGCACCTTCAATTCATTAGTCTTAAGTTACCATTTGCAAATTCTCCTCCAACATTTCTTTGCGTTGCTTGAGTATATTTTCAGAAACAGTGCTGTCATCAGAATCAGTGATACTATAGTTAAGGTTGTTTAGTAGTGTTTGGTAGCTTGAGAATTCTGAATTCGCCGTACAACTAACACTCAACCCAGAAAATTCCACAGTATTGCTATCATCCAACTGGTTTTGTGATCC
This portion of the Brasilonema sennae CENA114 genome encodes:
- a CDS encoding SDR family oxidoreductase — protein: MFLVTGATGGIGRTVVRLLREQEKQVRAFVRLTSRYSELEQRGANIFIGDLRQEKDIQKACQGVQYIISAHGSGGDALALDYRANIELIDSAKANQVQHFVFISVLGADRGYEDAPVFKAKRAVERYLESSGLNYTILRPSGLASDLLPLAERFRETGFYLLVGDPKNRTSTVSTDDLARIIVDSVTVEAARNQILSVGGPEILMREDIPKIISRIFNREPLIINPPLLAVDGLRGALGFFNPQAQKALGTFRTLLANEFFCTREEIAKLETTFNFELETLESFLRRRLAV
- a CDS encoding HlyD family efflux transporter periplasmic adaptor subunit, yielding MRYSLAANSAQSRKTKQRFAKPDEHLSYELGKAVQELPPLYTRLLAGTLSVVVLGTIAWANFSKIDEVATAPGELIASTQVRPVTSIGNGTIVKVNVKEGDRVIKGQTLIQRDPDLQKVDVTRLASSAKLIQEDLRRLDAERTGGKIAGTQLQDQLLNSRLRDYQARQAASVAEANRQQALTNQAKVRQTRLQENLVNARTSLANAKTNLVNAQNIRTKVESGLTIAQKREQSLKTLVTPGAIPRIDYLDAQERLNRATTEITRANDEVINSQNKVTEAQDKVTSFEKDIAAQVQEIRQAQEAYQAALTQAQRIESERQSEIITQINKRKEELTTVQGQLEQAQKQQEKETIKAPVTGTIYRIKATRGPVQSGEELVSILPEGEELLLEVKVLNRDIGFIREGMKAKVKMATFPFQEFGIIDGEVVQVSPNAIVDKEMGLVFPTRIKLSKHSIMAQGQEVTFTPGMTANGEIVTRKKSILTFLIEPITRRFSEAFSVR